The Penaeus vannamei isolate JL-2024 chromosome 16, ASM4276789v1, whole genome shotgun sequence genome includes a window with the following:
- the LOC138864424 gene encoding uncharacterized protein, producing the protein MSKIPEPGSESGAVGEAQTVWRGLEEVREEARCNTDDACSALREVTEREMQACREEISALQLALKEQNTTMDRLQERKMEPPEEERLPKDVCSDPGEWMAGQRDLPVGASCKRETEKARNRTVTSPRLANQLSFLSPDLTPPLSPAPASGNQFTPLHSPASPVPQCLQASLRDCQRWRKPSEFDGKVAWEPYLAQFELLAGAQGWDDDEKALQLVSGLRGAALEVLAHLTSQQRTVYSHVVGALQRRFGHHHHAEVYRARLKARVRARGESLPQLAQELETLVRHAYPAAAEDMVTVLTRDYFVDALQDRELQLYIKQAHPEDVQVALARALELEAFLRTSVLGAAVEVPRKFYPNREFRARRTQVGESPVEQSGATQRVSLTGFQGIYWRCGKKGHRRSDCLRGRRTRSIERKPISAFQPCCASCGRYGHFSVACTTSKDMQVGNEEGLDAGATSQPTLIGSHTV; encoded by the exons ATGTCGAAGATTCCAGAGCCAGGAAGTGAGAGCGGCGCCGTCGGGGAAGCTCAg ACTGTGTGGCGTGGGCTGGAGGAAGTGCGGGAAGAAGCACGATGCAATACTGATGATGCATGCAGTGCACTGAGGGAAGTGACAGAAAGGGAAATGCAAGCTTGTCGGGAAGAGATCAGTGCACTACAGCTGGCGTTGAAGGAGCAGAACACTACCATGGATAGACtccaggagaggaaaatggaacccCCGGAAGAGGAAAGGCTGCCGAAGGACGTGTGTTCTGATCCTGGTGAGTGGATGGCAGGGCAGCGTGATTTACCTGTGGGTGCCAGCTGTAAACGTGAGACGGAAAAGGCGCGAAACCGGACCGTGACGTCACCACGACTTGCCAATcagctgtcatttctctctcctgacctcaccccacctctctctcctgcacCTGCATCAGGTAATCAGTTCACCCCTCTGCACTCTCCCGCGTCTCCCGTGCCACAGTGTCTTCAAGCCTCCCTTCGTGACTGCCAGCGATGGAGGAAACCATCTGAGTTTGATGGGAAGGTAGCCTGGGAGCCCTACCTGGCTCAGTTTGAGCTCCTGGCAGGCGCTCAAGGCTGGGACGACGATGAGAAGGCTTTGCAGCTCGTTTCTGGTCTTCGTGGGGCAGCACTGGAAGTGCTGGCTCATTTAACTTCACAGCAGCGAACAGTTTACTCCCATGTGGTGGGAGCGCTCCAACGGAGGTTCGGCCATCACCATCACGCTGAGGTGTACCGGGCCCGCCTTAAGGCCAGGGTGCGAGCCAGGGGTGAGTCTCTTCCTCAGTTGGCTCAGGAGTTAGAGACGCTCGTCCGCCACGCCTACCCCGCCGCTGCCGAGGACATGGTGACCGTCCTGACGCGGGATTATTTTGTAGACGCGCTGCAGGATCGGGAGCTGCAGTTATACATCAAGCAGGCACACCCGGAGGACGTGCAGGTAGCTCTGGCGAGGGCACTGGAACTGGAAGCGTTCCTACGTACTTCAGTATTGGGCGCTGCAGTGGAGGTGCCACGAAAATTTTACCCTAACAGAGAGTTTCGGGCACGGCGCACCCAAGTGGGGGAGTCGCCCGTGGAACAGTCTGGTGCTACCCAGCGAGTGAGTCTGACAGGCTTCCAGGGTATCTACTGGAGGTGCGGCAAGAAGGGGCACCGCCGGAGTGACTGCCTGAGGGGACGGCGGACGCGTTCCATAGAAAGGAAACCAATTTCTGCCTTCCAGCCATGCTGTGCGAGCTGTGGGCGTTACGGCCATTTCTCAGTTGCCTGCACTACCTCTAAAGATATGCAGGTGGGAAATGAGGAGGGGCTGGATGCGGGGGCCACCAGCCAGCCCACGCTCATCGGGTCCCACACGGTGTAA